From a region of the Sphaerodactylus townsendi isolate TG3544 linkage group LG09, MPM_Stown_v2.3, whole genome shotgun sequence genome:
- the LOC125439330 gene encoding cytochrome c oxidase subunit 6C-2: MSAALLPKPQMRGLLASRLKKHIVIASIFSFGCACLYKFGVADPRKQAYADFYKNFDARKTFEAMRETGIFESAPPKRK, from the exons ATGTCAGCTGCTTTGTTGCCCAAACCACAGATGAGGGGCCTCTTGGCCAGCCGTCTGAAGAAACACATTGTGATAGCATCCATCTTTTCCTTTGGATGTGCATGTTTGTACAAG TTTGGTGTGGCTGACCCCAGGAAGCAAGCATATGCAGACTTCTATAAGAACTTTGATGCCAGGAAGACATTTGAGGCAATGAGAGAAACGGGTATATTTGAAAGTGCACCTCCCAAAAGAAAATAG